The Macaca nemestrina isolate mMacNem1 chromosome 12, mMacNem.hap1, whole genome shotgun sequence genome contains a region encoding:
- the LOC105484310 gene encoding coiled-coil domain-containing protein 82 translates to MIHVRRPETRKNSKSHVPEQKSRVDWRRTKRSSISQLFDSDEELDSEEFDSEELDSSESVDNYESFENDEELDSNKGLDCNKTPGSERELNLSKTESEGNNSKCLVNTGNSSTYEEETNKTKHRNIDLQDQEKHVSQEDNDLNKQTGQIIEDDVEEEHIKRGKRRRLSSVMCDSDESDDSDILVRKVGVKRPRRVVEDEGSSVEMEPKTPEKTLAARKREQLQKLKELSKQRSRLRRNHGRDFEGSEKKSCPSSDEDDEEEEEDDYEPDEDGDDYSIDDFVVQDEESDEENKNQQGEKLTTPQLKLVKQNSLYSFSDHYTHFETVVKALLINALDKSFLGTLYDGTRQKSYAKAMLTSLHYLDNRFVQPRLESLVSRSRWKDQYKERVENYCNVSIRLKNPENCSCQACGLHRYCKYSVHLSGKLYNTRTMKIDNFMSHDKQVFTVGRICANRTRIYHKLKHFKFKLYQECCSIAKTEVKDEQVKETVERIFKQSKERGWIEEKYGQLEEYLNSADYFQGEKFD, encoded by the exons ATGATACATGTTAGAAGACCTGAAACAAGGAAAAATTCTAAAAGTCACGTGCCTGAGCAGAAATCTCGAGTTGATTGGAGGCGAACTAAAAGAAGTAGTATCTCACAATTATTCGATAGTGATGAAGAGCTTGATAGTGAAGAATTTGACAGTGAAGAGCTTGATAGTAGTGAAAGTGTTGATAATTACGAAAGTTTTGAAAATGATGAAGAGCTTGATAGTAACAAGGGACTTGATTGTAATAAAACACCAGGAAGTGAAAGAGAGCTTAACTTAAGTAAAACTGAAAGTGAAGGAAACAACAGTAAGTGTCTCGTTAACACTGGCAACAGTTCAACATATGAAGAAGAAACTAACAAAACCAAACATAGGAATATTGATTTACAAGATCAGGAAAAACATGTAAGTCAAGAGGATAATGATCTCAACAAACAAACTGGACAAATAATAGAGGATGATGTAGAAGAAGAACACatcaagagaggaaaaagaagaaggctgtcctctgtgatgtgtgacagtGATGAGAGTGATGACAGTGATATCCTAGTTAGAAAAGTAGGTGTTAAACGTCCACGTAGAGTGGTTGAAGATGAAGGTTCTTCAGTGGAAATGGAGCCAAAAACTCCTGAAAAAACATTAGCTGCACGAAAGCGAGAACAACTTCAGAAGctcaaagaactctcaaaacaaAGATCTCGTCTGAGACGCAATCATGGTAGAGATTTTGAG gGCTCTGAAAAGAAATCCTGCCCAAGCagtgatgaagatgatgaggaggaagaagaggatgaTTATGAACCTGATGAAGATGGAGATGATTATAGTATCGATGACTTTGTAGTGCAAGATGAGGAGAGTGatgaagagaataaaaaccaACAAGGAGAAAAATTAACTACACCACAACTGAAATTAGTAAAACAGAATTCTCTTT attCTTTTAGTGACCACTATACTCATTTTGAAACAGTTGTGAAGGCTCTTCTGATCAATGCTTTAGATAAATCTTTTCTTGGAACATTATATG ATGGCACAAGGCAAAAATCATATGCAAAAGCTATGCTAACATCTCTTCATTATTTGGATAACCGCTTTGTTCAGCCTCGTCTAGAGAGTTTAGTATCTAGAAGTCGTTGGAAAGACCAATATAAG gagCGGGTGGAAAATTATTGTAATGTAAGTATTCGTTTGAAGAATCCTGAAAACTGTTCCTGCCAGGCTTGTGGACTGCATCGCTACTGTAAATATTCAGTGCATTTATCAGGAAAGTTGTATAACACCAGGACCATGAAAATAGATAATTTCATGTCCCATGATAAACAG GTGTTCACTGTTGGCAGAATTTGTGCCAACCGTACCAGAATTTATCATaaactgaaacattttaaattcaaaCTATACCAGGAATGTTGCTCTATTGCAAAGACAGAAGTTAAAGATGAACAAGTTAAAGAAACAGTGGAAAGAATTTTCAAGCAGTCAAAAGAAAGAGGCTGGATTGAGGAG